A section of the Humulus lupulus chromosome 2, drHumLupu1.1, whole genome shotgun sequence genome encodes:
- the LOC133818220 gene encoding protein DETOXIFICATION 41, whose protein sequence is MGEDQQYHPLLLGLESHSRIPDLSSVAVEEFLEQKPVACRWWPRLICWESRLLWLLSGASIIVSIFNYMLSFVTLMFTGHLGALELAGASIASVGIQGLAYGIMLGMASAVQTVCGQAYGAKQYSAMGIICQRAFILHLGAAFLLTFLYWFSGPILIGMGQSKSIAEQGQVFARGLIPQIYAFAISCPMQRFLQAQNIVNPLAFMSVGVFIIHVVLTWVVVYVLNYGLLGAALTLSLSWWLLVIINGLYILLSPSCKETWTGFSWKAFKGIWPYFKLTVASAVMLCLEIWYNQGLVLISGLLTNPTISLDSISICMNYLNWDMQFMLGLSAAASVRVSNELGAGHPRVAKFSVFVVNGTSILISIVFSAIVLIFKVGLSKLFTTDSEVIEAVSELTPLLAISVFLNGIQPILSGVAIGSGWQAVVAYVNLTTYYIIGLPIGCVLGFKTSLGVAGIWWGMIIGVLLQTITLIILTARTNWHTEVTKAADRLKTSANEETSDLITSA, encoded by the exons ATGGGAGAAGATCAGCAGTACCACCCCTTATTGCTGGGTCTGGAGTCGCACTCGAGGATTCCTGACTTGTCATCGGTTGCGGTGGAAGAGTTTTTGGAGCAGAAGCCGGTCGCGTGTCGATGGTGGCCGCGCCTCATCTGCTGGGAGTCCAGGCTCCTCTGGCTCCTCTCTGGGGCTTCCATCATCGTCTCTATTTTCAACTACATGCTCAGCTTTGTCACACTCATGTTTACTGGCCATTTGGGTGCATTAGAGCTTGCTGGCGCCTCCATTGCCAGTGTCGGGATTCAAGGTCTTGCTTATGGGATTATG TTGGGCATGGCCAGCGCAGTGCAGACTGTGTGTGGACAAGCATATGGAGCTAAGCAGTACTCGGCAATGGGCATCATATGCCAAAGAGCATTCATCTTGCATTTGGGGGCTGCATTTCTCCTCACATTCCTCTATTGGTTCTCCGGCCCAATACTCATTGGAATGGGCCAGTCGAAGAGCATAGCAGAACAGGGCCAGGTCTTCGCACGCGGCCTCATCCCTCAAATCTATGCCTTTGCAATAAGCTGCCCAATGCAGAGGTTCCTTCAGGCCCAGAACATCGTAAACCCACTGGCCTTTATGTCTGTTGGGGTTTTCATTATCCATGTGGTTCTCACATGGGTCGTGGTTTATGTCTTGAACTATGGGCTTTTGGGTGCTGCTCTTACGCTCAGCCTTTCTTGGTGGCTTCTTGTCATTATAAATGGGCTTTACATTCTGCTCAGCCCAAGCTGTAAGGAAACTTGGACTGGCTTCTCCTGGAAAGCCTTTAAGGGAATCTGGCCTTATTTTAAGTTGACTGTTGCTTCTGCTGTCATGCTATG CTTAGAAATATGGTACAACCAAGGACTAGTTCTTATATCAGGACTTCTTACCAACCCAACAATCTCACTAGACTCTATTTCCATTtg CATGAATTACTTGAACTGGGACATGCAATTTATGCTGGGCCTAAGTGCGGCAGCTAG TGTCCGAGTCAGCAATGAATTAGGTGCAGGACATCCCAGAGTAGCAAAGTTCTCAGTATTTGTAGTGAATGGTACAAGCATCCTTATTAGTATAGTCTTCAGTGCAATTGTGTTGATATTCAAAGTTGGATTAAGCAAGCTATTTACAACCGACTCTGAGGTTATTGAGGCAGTTTCTGAATTGACCCCATTGCTTGCCATCTCTGTTTTCTTAAATGGTATCCAACCCATACTCTCAG GTGTGGCCATTGGAAGTGGATGGCAAGCTGTGGTGGCTTATGTTAACCTTACTACATACTATATTATTGGTCTCCCAATTGGGTGTGTTCTTGGATTCAAAACTAGTCTTGGAGTAGCA GGTATATGGTGGGGAATGATTATTGGAGTTCTTTTACAAACAATAACTCTAATTATTCTGACTGCTAGAACAAATTGGCATACTGAG GTTACAAAAGCCGCTGATCGCTTGAAGACCTCAGCAAATGAAGAAACCTCTGACTTGATTACCAGCGCATGA